The Magnolia sinica isolate HGM2019 chromosome 9, MsV1, whole genome shotgun sequence sequence GTCCATGTTTGGGATTACAGTTGTTGTGTTCTCCACTAAAAGCCAGAAAACAGTAATttctcaaaaaatgaaaaatatctaaacCATAAATATAACGTGAGGAGGATACTGAATAGCCAAGGCAAAATTTTCAATGCAGTTAGTTTTTCAAATTGTGTAAACCATGCTTTATGAAAAGATGTGAGGGTTTTAAACCTACAGCAAGAGTACTTATGTAATTTACCTCTCCTAAGTCCTCCTAAAAGGCTAAAACTGCATCCACACTGTCTCCCACATCCTTTCAGGAATGATCACATATGCTGTGCTGCATTGGTAATAATCGTACATTCGAGCTGTGAGGTCCACTCATGATGTGAAGGTGGAATCCAAACTATGAACAACATCCAAAGAATAAtccagattcaaaactcaggtcgAACACACCACAGGGAGCAATTTACAACCATGCCAAAAACCTATACATTCacgtggtttggcccacctgtgTTTTCTAATACTTTAGTTTTGGTctatcccttcatcctggtgggtgTCTTCTGATgattgggttggatggcatacacagcACAGTGAGCCTTAAattccatctggaagtttctatgAAGCCTTCCCCAATGTCCCCCATTGTTCCCTTTGGCGTGGCACACCTGATTACCAAGTCAACTGGACTACAAGGGGAGTTTGTTGGGGTTGTGCCCGGGAAAAAAACAGTGTTTGGGTTGCTCCTAGGACTTATCTTTGATTGATGATGGTCATTTTATGTGAGGGGACTGACTTGGTTTCGGGATGGATAGTCTCAACCATTGGGGACCGACTTGGTGCCGGTATGCCTTCGCCCTACCCCACATGAGTGTGTTTGTGTCCCACGAATGATTTCCTCGGTGGGGATCGTTGGTCACTCACATTGGTAGGATCACTTGTAAGTTTCTAGACTAAAAAGCCCATCATGTCTacactttttttttccatcatgtCCAAACTGAATGATACTTATGGTTTGCAGTAGCTCCATCATATCCTTAAACCTGGTGGTGTGTGGGCCAAAATAGATTGATTGTTAGGACTTTGGCTAATTTTATGAGGCTATTGCATGACCACTAAAACTGGGTGATGCTGAGTGTTTTCATTAATTCGTCGAGGACCACGTGATCCACGAAGAGATCCACTTGGTCTACCCGGGACATTGCTTAGTAGGTTGATCTTATAGtttaaaccatccatcgtgtgttTAAAAAGTTGGCTAGCAATCCTATATTTCCGATTGGTTAATCGAATTTTTTTAACCATTAGATACGAGTTTTAATTGTTGATCTGTCTTACATCAAGCCTAATGAAGATTCAACGATTAAGATCTAATGGTCCAGACCTCGAAGTGGCATGAGATTCACCTGAGATTGGAGACTGTTTGGGTGCATGGATTAGGAAGGTGAACAAATTTCCTTCACAATAGGATACACAGAAGTCCATGGGGATAGCAGAATGCCATAATATTGTGCTCCCCTAAAACCCCAACTGCCTCCTAGTTAAGATCCTATTGCATGAGGGAGTAGAAGAGTAGAGAGAAGCCCTGGACGTCTACCCCCCTTGACATCCAAGCTTGGGAGAGACAGAGTGGGAGAAAAAACAGGGAAAAAGGCAATGAGAGGAGAGTGGGTGTCCCCATCTCATCTCCTCTCACATGTACTCACCCTCCTAAACCTACGATCGATTTGGGAGACACTCTACATTGAGAGATCGCCAATGAAAAAGGGGCCAATTTTTCCACCAACAGGTATGCATTATGAGATGTCTCGTGTTTTGAAACATGGTTTGTTCATGGACAGTGAACCCAAatggtaattattatttttttgaagggCTATACCTAAATCTTAAAATTGGCAATGAGTTTCTGAAAATCTTAATTCTGTTGCATTTGTCACACCAAAAACCAACAATATTGGATCCAAAAAGCAGGTTGAATGGTGctcacacaccacaatgggccccatagctACCATGTTTGAACGTATGTGGTCATTCCCATTCTAGAAATTCACTACCTCTCTCTCCATATGCCACATCTACTAGTATCCTTGAATGTCTTTGAAAGTTTGGCCTCAGAAACTTCAGGTACACCTTGATACCACATGAGGGATCCATTTGCTACCACGTGAAAAGACAAGGATTATGCATCAATCTTCAACTTCATGCAGGTGGGTTAAGAAGATCCAAACTCAGACCCCTGGCATCACTAGCAATACAAGGCCCAACTCAGCATAAAGAACATTAACAAAATCCTCTGACTGGTGCAAAACTCGATATGAATCCCTAACTTCTAGAAAAATCCTGAAATGGTGATGTTGGTTAATGCTCCTATTCACTATaagaattcaattttccacaactcatcACTCTCAATGGCATTTACCATTTATCTAGAATAGACGACTCAAATTCTCTTCGAGGATGGTTTATAAGGTGTTGTTTCCTTGTAAAAGAAAATCCAATTTACAGGGACTATGCTAAATCATAACTAAAATGGGTTATAGTTGGAAGAAATTTGGTATGGTGGCctaaactattaaaaaaaaaaaaaaaaaaaaaaaaaaaaaaaaaaccttgcatGAGGTGGGATACTTTCACTGTAGCTCATTGCGACAGAGACTGGGATTTAAGCAGGCATGCTTTGAGCAAACTCACCATATTAAAATGAAAAGCATTCATCAAAAAATGTTGTATGTTAACTTCAACATATGCCATTTTTTTAGTCTGCAGGTGTGTTGCTTCAATGGAACATGCAatacaccatgaagatcaccagtAGCAAAAATTGGGATATTTCAATCATCTGCTGGGCAATATGCATACAATGAGTCCAACCACTGGGTATTCATTGATTTCAATAGTGTAACATGTTTGAAGAATGGTCATCCTAGTTTTTGCCCCAGGTAATCCTTATGATGTGTCACACCCTTTGAACAGATCGGATGTTATACACAAGAGAAATATTGGCAGGTTAGAAAATGTTGTGTTGAAGTTAACAAACAACACtgcatgtgatcatttctctATTAAAATTGATGATCTGCTTAAAATCATAAGAAAAGACAGGATTAGTATCAGCATATTCGACCAGAGAAGGTTAGTGATTACTTACTTGGACAAACACCGGTCATCATCTCTTTTGGCTCGGTCGAAAAGAAGGATTGTCAGAAAGATAACGTAGAAATAAGGCAGGAACTGAAAGAATGTGGAACATAGAAATTAAGAtgatcattaaaaaataataataataaattcccaAGGCTATACAGAGCAGCAATAACATGAGGAAGGATGCTTACATGGTTGAAAAGAGCTGGTACGGTCCAACAAAAGGCAGCCAATATTTCGGGCACATAATGAAAGTGACGAGACAGACCCCACCTGTAAGAACCCAGGAGATAGGTAAACAGAGTTTTGTAAGACAAGCATGCTTACACCTGTGTGCACATAGATGATCCAATGCAACTACCATCCAACATGATATACCACTTACTGGATGTGAAATgtccaatctggaccatccacacGATGAACCCCATCTTAGACTCTCCATGGCCCCAAACCGCTTCAATCAGGTTatcctaaccatcaaataaaGGATTTTTGGCAGTTGAATGCTGTTGGTCCTTTCTCAACATTCAATTGCAGACTCTGGATCAAACAGTCGGGACTGTCTGACCTAGTGCGACTCGCAAATGGACGTTCTAGATCAATCTAGGTGAGGCATGTTCAAGATTGGAGTCATGTGTTGGATGGTCCAAGTAGGATCAAAGCAGGGATCAGATTACAGTAAGATGGGCTCTGCATCATATGATGAATGGGGTACTGTACATGGCATGAAAGCTAACAGCCATCTTAAGAGGATGCAATGCAGTACTTCATGTGGCCCAGTCAAGATGTTCATAGTGGAGCTGAATGTAGAGAAGACAACACTGTTGTCCGCATCCCCATTCAAGTCATTGGTCAAGTGTAGTGTTTCAGATCTTGATAGTGGTAGCTTTATATGCAAGAACAAGATTCACATCACACACACCAGCCGGAGGTCAAAAGAATGCTTGACTTTGTTTCCCCATTAGTAGTAGTATAGGAGGCTGTTATCTGCAAAAGAAAAGACACAGATAAGTTTATCATGTGTATATTGCGTCAAGTCCTCACAAACTGCACAGTCAGATCCACTAACATGGATGGGTGCAAATTGCAATGAAAACTGAAAAACAAGTCTTAAGCAGCCTGAAACCTTTGATGGAGCTTTTCCCCAAATGGAGCACTTTCCATTTGTTTTCCTGAATTCTTGCCTTTGCCTGTCACAATCATAGTTGACATATATACATACAATGCCCGCAACAAGAATTAAAAGCGCAAGCTGCAAGATTGAAGAAACTCTGTTAGAGCTCCAAGAAATAATCCTGGAAAGAACAAATAAAATGTtttcaaaataattctgaaagcAGATGCAGATAACTGATAGTGTATGAATAAGCATAAACCAAATTTCTGTTAGAGGAAATAAGATAGTTCAGAGAGACTCCAATGCCATCTTAATCACCAAAGAACAATCTTTTCTCGCCCTCATCATAATCAAAGAACATTCTTTGAACACCATATATTTAATTTCTTGTTTATTCAACTTATAAAAAGATTGGATCATTTACCTGAGCACCCAGATTCACAGGATGGTTGACAAGGTACATTCCGGGAGAAGTATAGATTGATGGGACCCATACCAGGCATCCCCAGCAAATATAGAATCCAGCTGTCGAAcccaaagaataaataaataaataaaccattgGTACACAGACCATCAGAGAATATTATATAAATAGCATCAACATACCTAAGTATCGGCATAACTTTTGAAAGAACACAATGAAAAGAAATATCAATATCTAGAAGTCCATACTACACAGATGTGCCTTGGGGGTCATTTGGCTTCCGTGAATCCAGCCCGTCAGAAATGAATTCAGTTGGTGAGGGGCTGAAAGTATGTTTGGGTCTCCGAGAAGGTGGGGAAATGAATTCCCATGGATCCAATTCCCAAAATTTGCCCCTTCTACAATTACCATCTTTAAGATGGTTGCAAATTTTTGGGAAATGGATTCCCatccaatggtcatatttttgaaaggGATGGTAAAAGTGGAATGGTAATTCCAAACGCCAACAGTCTGTGCTTGCAGGATGAGGAGACTGGACCACCTCCTCATTCACTGCTAATTTTCAAAGGGGGTCTAGAATGGAGTTCTCTGTTTTCAATATTCCATGGGTCATGCCTAACACGGTGAGTGAGTTATTCTTTCCTGGCATGAAGGTGTTTCCAGCAACAAAGATAGGACCAAATGGAGCCTTGCTGTGCTTGTGGCTCTTTGGTCAATCTGGTTGGAGAGGAACAGTAGATGCTTTAGGAATAGTAGGGCTTCTTTTCAGACAATTGTAAGAAAAGTGATCGCTCTTATAAAGGAATGGGATCCTTGATCCCTTTAGGGGGTTTTGGGTTGCTTTGGGGGGCCTTTTACGGTCTTTTCTGTATTCTGTTTTCTGCTTTCTTCTGCTTTcgcctttgggcaggctttaataaaattataatctttccaacaaaaaaataaataaattcaaaaggATAAAAAGTCCTCTCCTCTCCTGTCCATCACCTCTCTCCAACGTCCAAACACAAAAACAGGATTCCTGAGAATATCTTTCCCAGTACCCAGACACAATAAACTGGATCTCTTTCCTGACTAAGATTCCAGGGAGCCAACTGCTCCCTTATAGGTAAACAACATGCTGAAGATTATTTCTGGGCTGCAAGCTTCTTATAGGATAATCGTACAATGTAGATAGACCTCCCAAAGAATCATGTGAAATATAATATTTCGCATGGCATATCTTTTTCCTGGTCGCCCTCTCTGTGTGAATAAGTTCACAGGAACAAACCATGGATCAATGTTCTTTAGAGCTTTTCATTTCCTAGTTCTGATGGAGCAAGAAAAATAGTCCTCAAGTTAAATCCTCCCATTTTTGTGGCTGAATATACTTGCTCCAGTAGATAAAGACCGGATTTAAACAGAAAGCTTGTGCCCAGGTTTTGATATATAGTTGGAGATTGCTTGAATTCCTCCTCTTGCTCCTTTTATATGGTTCCTTTCTCTATTTACTACTTGGTGGTGTTTAAAGAAACTTGATTCCATTTGCTCCATAACATATCTTCATTGAAATTTTCAATTGTGACATTAGCATGTTGGTAGAGCTCGAATTATCTCGATGTACTGGACAACTTTTACCTATGTCACCATACAACTTGTGTTTTCACTACAGAAAAGGACCGACATTTATAAATTCAAATGTTTTAGTATATTAAACAATGCAATAATTTGTATACCTCTGTCATGTGCAATATCCATAGTGTTCCAATATCCAGCTTCCCACAAGAAGAACTTGGTTACATACACCAGCATCAGTGCGGTATTCACAAGCATAGAATCAGCAACATGACCATTCATCTCATACTGCAAACATAAAGTAAATTAATGAGAAGATGCAAATGAGAACAAACAGAGATGTCATGCTATTTGAAGTACAGTTCTAAAGAAGATACAATTCAATAAATATTTTATACAATCATGAACAGGCCAGGAAATGCTACCGTGACTAACATACATTGCTGAACTTCAAATATAGTAAAGAAAATTATGCTCCTTTCCCGGGCAATATTTAAACGGATATAAGCACATGTATGAATGAAATTCATGCATGATCATTCCACTGCAACTCACCTGCTTGATGCAGTAGGTCACAGCAAGAACTGCCCAGGACATCATACCAAATCTACAGTTCGTAAAAACCTTAATATCAAAGCTTTTACCAATCCGAGGATACAGCTCCATTCCCTGCATACATGTCAAGTAAACAATAAGCAATGAAGCATGGCCCATGAGGATTGGACAGAGTAAATGACTTCTCTACACAAGAAATCTTCTAACAATATTTGCAATTCAGACATTTATATAATTTGCAATTTTTGTGATATAAGCATCAGAATTGGCAGCAGTTGTGCATAAGTAATAGCAATGGTGCAGATTCTCCAAACTCCAACCATGAAGGATAACTGTTTCGTCTCTGTCTCTCCATTTCTTTTCACATTGTCTTTTATATGGACGTTACGAAGGTATAAATTTAATATCATAGGAATTAACTGTTTCATTTTCTACATTGATGCTGCTACAAAGTTCATTTGAATAGACACAGACACGCAGCAAAGCGAGATGGCATGCACAGTCAATCATGTCCAAGGTCctatccaatgttttaaatatcgatgacatccgccgatatatcccacgatatatcttgtatcctacctgtgcgatacgaaacgcacaggtagtgccgatatatcccatatgtttgatccggtgagcattttcaatttccgattcctttttttgttgaaattatgttaaatcagtgtcaaatggttataaatctattggttcttttctctctttttgcgAGTTTCTCAATAAAATGTTTGttatctctctcaaaaaaaaaaaaaaaaatctattggttcttcatgttttgcatgaaaaattatggaattGAAACTTTGATTTTGATagccattggttcttcatgttctccatgttcttttcaaaattttccttcaaccagctgtcaattgagatcAATTTCGAAGTATGTAGGAGTATTTggtgaaatgatcatcacatacattctaataTTGAAACCTGAGTGTAGGTTGTCAAATTTggggaaaattagaaaaaattcaaaatttccccaatttctcccaaattgcttgcaatgttgcactccaaacatgaaatgaaGCATGTATGAGAGCTGATCTACAGATTTgctaagtccttgtcaattttcagaaaataaaattcattttttaattaaaaattaataaaattttatttaaatatattttttcaaaatttcccttccactaggtgtcaattgagactaattttgaagtatttcaAACAACGCatggcttaggaccctatacaaaggaaacctattatatgcacttctcttttgagatgttatgatttagatgtgtgtattaaggtttttttcaacgatccctgaagtttcatggaaaaattcaaccattttccctatatttccccatgtttcccaaaatgtGCAATAAAGTACCTGATACAAATGATACGTATGTGAATAAGCCTTCATATCCCTTCCCATCACCTCAAACCAAGTACTTCTAGGTCTTCCCTTGAGCCTCTTTGCAGGCCCTTTGACACTGATCAGCATTCCCCTCTTTACTGGAGAGCTatggtctttgttgcacatgaccaaaccatatCAATCTGCCCTTTATCATTTATCTCTTACTGGGACTATTCTAAGTTGCTTCAGCTAACCTGATTCGTTATTCTATCATTCCGGGCTTCCctcacatccatctcaacatccttatcTCCACAAAACGTGATCTCTGCTCATGCTGCCTTCTAAGAACCCAACACTCTGCCCCATATAGCATAATTGGGCGAATAGTTCTCTCATAAAGTTTCTCCTTAAGGTTCACAAGCATGTGGCGATCGTACAACACTCCAAATGGGCAACTCCCCTTCACCTGGTTCTAATTCTATTAGAAGCAATCAATCTCCCCATCCTTTTTGAAGAATAGAGCCAAAGTACCTAAACACATCGCATTGGGGAATCTCTTGACCATCAATTTTAACTAAAGTTTCACCTCTATAATTGTTCTTACTGTAGTTACGCTAGATTAGATCCTCCGTGAAACCTCCAAACGCAATGACATAAGAaactaaattttcaaattttgggtaTGAAGATTTATATCATTTAAATCTAGAAGACTAGCTGAGTTCACTGATTCCAGAATCAAACAAATCCACCACGAGAGGTCATTCTCGAAGGTGCAAAGATATATGCGAATGAAATTTTTAAAATGAACTAGGCCCTCAAAATCAAAATGGAACTTAAAAGTGAGTGATAAACATCAGGAGACTCACCCAATAGAAATCAATTAGTATGTTCCCTGAAGATCCTGAATCAGAAGAAGATGGTAACAAGTGACCCTTAAAGAGCAAAGAACACACcattagaaaagaagaagaatgcaatatatataaatatatatatatagatagataaata is a genomic window containing:
- the LOC131256646 gene encoding 7-dehydrocholesterol reductase, whose translation is MGEAKTVHSPLLTYVSMLSLLTLCPPFVILLWYTMVHADGSVALTWEYLKQTGLEGFKSIWPKPSATAWKIIAYFAVFEAILQLVLPGERVEGPISPTGNRPIYKANGLAAYAVTLITYLSLWWFGIFNPAIVYDHLGEIFSALIMGSFVFCIFLYIKGHLLPSSSDSGSSGNILIDFYWGMELYPRIGKSFDIKVFTNCRFGMMSWAVLAVTYCIKQYEMNGHVADSMLVNTALMLVYVTKFFLWEAGYWNTMDIAHDRAGFYICWGCLVWVPSIYTSPGMYLVNHPVNLGAQLALLILVAGIVCIYVNYDCDRQRQEFRKTNGKCSIWGKAPSKITASYTTTNGETKSSILLTSGWWGLSRHFHYVPEILAAFCWTVPALFNHFLPYFYVIFLTILLFDRAKRDDDRCLSKYQKYWKSYCQKVPYRIIPGIY